GGCCTCCGGGTTCTCCGAGCGAACCTTCTTCCGGTACTTTCCAACCAAAGCGGAAAGCCTCCGCCCTCTGTTCAACCACGGCAATCGGCGGTTTGCCGCGGCGCTAGCCAGGCGAACGGCATCCTCAACGGTGACCATCGTGGATGCGGTGGCTGACGCGTTCAGCGAGGCCTTTGCCGAGGACGGCCTCGTCTGGGGCCGCCACCTCATGCAACTTGTGCTGTCATCCCCTCCCCTTCGCCGGGTGTGGCTCGAGACCAACGACGACCTCGCTGAACTACTTGTGCCCACGCTGGCGCAGGCACTTGGACTCGCGCACGATGACGGGGAAACCAGCCTAGCCGCCGACCAGGCCGTACTGCTCGCGGTTTCCGCTCTTCGCCGGATGGCGCTCCTCGACGAAGGTCCACAGGACGCTGCGGCACACGTAGCCGACGCATTTCGGGGTGCCCCGCTGCTGCGAACGGCCCAAAGCTCAACCCATCAACACACGAATAACAGTTAGGAAACATCATGGATCTCACAGACAAAGTTGTGCTCGTCAGCGGCGGCGCACGTGGGCTCGGAGAAGGATACGCGCGCGGCATCGTGCAGGCCGGCGGAAAGGTGGTCATCGGTGACCTCCTCGACGACGACGGAGCAGCGGTCGCCGCCGATCTTGGCGAGAATGCCCTCTACGTGCACCTCGACGTCACCGACCCCGACTCGTGGAAGAGCGCCGTTGAGCAAACGGAGGAACACTTCGGCAGGCTCGACGGGCTCGTCAACAACGCCGGCATCAGCGCGAGCGGCCAGCCCGTTTACGAGGAATCGCTCGAGACCTTCCGCAGAATCGTAGAGATCAACCTCTTTGGCGTCAACAACGGGATGCACTTCGCGATCCCAGCAATGCGACGGGCCGGAGGCGGGTCAATCGTCAACATCTCCTCCGCCGCAGGACTCATCGGCCTCGCCCTCACGGGCGGCTACGGTGCATCAAAATGGGGCGTCCGCGGGCTCTCCAAGGTCGCAGCGGTCGAGCTCGGTCGGGAGAAGATTCGCGTCAACTCCGTGCACCCAGGGATGGTATTCACCCCAATGACAGCACCAACCGGCATTTCTCTCGACGAGGGCGCGTTCCCAAATAACCCGTACCAGCGGGTCGGACGGGTTGAAGAACTTGTTGGTGCGGTGCTCTACCTACTCTCGGATGCGGCCTCCTACACAACGGGCTCCGAGATCGCCGTTGATGGAGGCTGGACGGCCGGCCCCTCGATCGAATACGTCATGGGCCAGTAATCGACACACGGCCGCATCCGCTGGCTGAGCCGGTTCAGGATGCGGCCACACCCGCCTCACCTCGACGGGGCGAGCCTCCCCCACGATTCCCTAGACTGATCGCATGACACTGAGAGTCGCAGCGATTCAAGCGGAGGCAAGGCCAGGCGCGGTGGATGCAAACATCCACACGGCCGCACGTCTTGCCACGCAGGCCACGACGGCGGGAGCCGAGTTTCTTGTCTTTCCGGAGGCATTCGCAACCGGCTATGACGCCCGGGTCTTTGCGCAGCCCCTGCCAACGCTCGCCGAACCGTCATGGTTGCTGCCGCTTCAAACCGTCATAGATGCGACGGGTGCCACGGCCGTGCTCAACACCGCGCTCGACCACGGCGGCTATCGAGGCCTCACCGATCTACTCCTCACCCCTGGCCAACCGGCAACGGCCGCATACCGCAAGCAGCACCTCTACAACAGCGAGCGCGAGACCTTCTCGCCAGGCCCTCACGGGGTCAGCCTGCAGTTGAAGAGCATCACCATCGCCCTGTCGGTCTGCTACGACGCCAACTTTCCGGAGCATGCCGCAGCCGCGGCCGCAGACGGCGCAAGCCTCTACGTCAATAGCGGCGCCTATTTCCCTGGAGGAGCGCGCCGCCGCGATCTGCACGCCGCGGCACGAGCGCTCGACAATGGCATGTACGTTCTCTTCAGTGGACTCGTCGGCAGCCCAAGCGATTTCATCGGGGGCTCTACCATCTTCGACCCGCTCGGGCGCCGCATCGCGCAGGTGTCAGCGGGCGAAGGAATTGCCGTCGCCGACATCGATCAGGCAATCGTCGATGCCGCGCGCGGCGACCAGCGCATGTGGTCGGATCGCCGTGATTCGCTCGGAGCCCGAGTCAACCTATAGCGCGATGATCCAACGAGCGATTCAGCTACAAAGTTCGGGTGGTTGCACGCCGACCATCAGGGAAGATCAGCGGTCAGCTCGGCAACCGCGCTACCGTCGGGAAGCATCACGGCTCGGTTACCAAGCGGCTCGGGAAGATCAATAGGAACAAGCGCGATGGGATCAAACGGACCAGACTTGGCGCAGTATCCAGCATCCATTCCTACCCCGTTGGAATACTGTCGAACCAGTTCGGATGGCACCCTGTCGATACGGATGATCACGCGTTCTGGGTCGGATTCGACGCTGAGCCCGCTCACATCACACCTGGTGGTAACGCCAATAACAAGGTCGGCGCGCGACAGCAGCGCATCCCGCTCCCGGTTCATCGCGAGGGCTGTGTCTGCAGAACCGCGCTGTTTCCAGCCAGGAACGCGCTGCAGATAGGCGGGGCTGGTGCCGCTATCTTGCACAACCTGATAACCAACAACGGCAGACGAGCCCGCAGTGTCTTCGTTGGGCTCGCCCGTGGCCGGCAGAACGTCATCAATCAGAATCTTGGTCGACACGTTGGTTCCACCGTTGCCCCACAGGTCATCAACCTGCTGCTGAAACTCTGCCCGAGCGGTCTCTGCCTCGCGCGCCGCTTCGGACTGCTCGTGTTGCGCCCACAGCGACAGGATAATCCCGCTGGCTACCAGCATCGCGACAACGCCAATCATGCCTCGGACGCGCAGAACGGTGCGGCCGGCATCGCTGAGCTCGATCTCGTTACCGTCCCGAAATTGCCACCCGGTCACGAGGCGACTCACTCGCCAGTGAGTATCCGGGGAGATCAACGCCCACAGCGAGACGCCCAGCCCGAACACTGCGAGCAAGATACCGAGCAGCAGCAACAAAATTTCGACCCCTATCGGCTATCCGAGGCACGCTCGGCCGGTGAGATCACCGGGCAGGAGCGAACGCCAAGCCGTCGCGGTTGGCGATGCAGTAACGGGTCACTCATGCACAACATCCTCTTCGCATAATTTCATATATCACCCTAGCAAGTGCGGAAAACTTGGCTGTGGTCGCGTCAGCAGAACGTCTCGGAAACGTGACTAACGGCCCATCGGGAACTGCACCACAACTCTGAGTCCCCCTGCATCCCTCGGGATAATCGTGAGAACGCCATCGTGGGCGGTGACAATACTCTTCACAATCGCCAGACCGAGGCCAACTCCGGCATGATCCGTCTTCGTCTGGTCGTCGTGTGACCGGTCCGCTCGGATGCGCTCGTTTCCGCGCTGAAATGGCTCGGTCAGCGTCGCGACGAGCTCTGGGCTCAGCCGCTCCCCCGTATTCTCAACGACGAGCGAGACGCCGCCTGCGCCGGTGGCCGTCGTAACCCAGACCGTTCCCGCTTCTGGCAGGTTGTGCACAATCGCGTTGTGCACAAGGTTGGTTGTCATCTGGAGCAGCAATGAGTTTGACCCAACGGCCACGCTGATGTCGCCGATCGTTTCGAGCGAAATACCGCGCCGCTCAGCAAATGGGAGCAACGTCTCGGCCGCCTCCTCCGCAACGAGGGAAAGGTCAACGCGCTCCCGCACAAAGTTGCGCTGGTCGGCACGGCTCAGCATGAGCAGCGCCTCGGTGAGATCGATGGCCCTCGAATTGACAGCCTGGAGGCGAGCAAGCACCTCATCAGTGTTGCGATGTGGATCGTTTCTGGCCACATCCAACAGCGTCTGCGAGATCGCGAGCGGAGTACGCAGCTCGTGGGATGCATTTGCCGCAAAACGCTGCTGCTCGGCGACGTGCGCCTCAAGTTTGGCAAGCATCGTGTCAAAGCTGTCGGCGAGTTCGCGAAATTCGTCGGTTGGGCCTGGAAGCTGGATGCGGTGCGCGAGCGAACCGCCCGACGCGAGGCGCGTTGCCTCGGTAATCCGCGAAAGGGGCGCGAGCATCCGGCCGGCAAGAAACCAGCCGCCGAGTAATCCAAAAACGATCAGGAACAGAAACGCCCAGGCCACTGCGGGGGTAAAAGCCCGAACGAGGTCGTGGCGACCAGGCATGAAGCCGCCCGTTGTATTCATTGCTTCGACCGGGACGTACCGCAGCAGAAACAGCCACACGATTACGAGCAACAGTCCGCCTGCGAGCAGGATCACGCCAGCGTAGCTGAGGGTGAGTTTGAGCCGGACGCTGAGCCCCTGCCGTCTACCCACGGCCGCTGCCCTCGGTAGGCGTCAGCGGAGCAGTCTTTTGAGCAGTGGCGCCAGATGCCGGCGCCTCGATCCGATACCCAACACCGGTGACGGTTGCGATGAGCCACGGCTCCCCCAGCCGCTTACGGAGCGAGGATACCGTGATGCGCACGGCGTTCGTGAACGGGTCCGCGTTTTCGTCCCAGGCCCGTTCAAGAAGTTCTTCGGCGCTGATGACTCCGCCCTCCGCCGAGACAAGCACCTCAAGGACGGCAAACTGTTTCCTGGTGAGCGCAATGTAGCGGCCGTCCCGATAGACCTCACGCCTGAACGGGTCGAGCCGAAGCCCAGCGATCTCGCGAACTGGCGGCCGGTTACGGGAGCGCCTTCGGTCGAGGGCCCTGAGCCGCAGCACAAGCTCTTGCAGTTCGAAGGGTTTGGTGAGGTAATCGTCGGCACCAAGTTCGAAGCCGGATGCTTTATCGTCGAGGCGATCGGCAGCGGTGAGCATGAGGATGGGCATCCCGCTTCCTGAGGCCACGATGCTCCGCGCGATCTCGTCGCCGGATGGCCCAGGAATATCACGGTCGAGCACGGCGATGTCGTAGTCGTTGATGCTGAGCAGTTCGAGTGCCGCATGTCCGTCACCCGCGATATCGGCGGCAATCGCTTCGAGGCGAAGGCCGTCGCGAATGGCCTCAGCCATAAACGCCTCGTCTTCAACCACCAATACCCGCATAGATTCAATGCTACAAGTCGGACATATCGTGAGCGTATGCAAAAACGCATACGGCCTGGCAACAGCAACCCCAATTAACTGGGCACATGAGTCAAATCAGTACGCGACCCGCGAAGCAGCACACCGTCTTGAAAATCTTCGCGGTCGGATTAGGAATTGTTGCCATTATTCTCGGGATCGTTTTCTGTCAGGCGCTGTCGTCGTCATCATCATCCGACGCGCTCAGTACACACGACGAACGCTGGCCTCGCGGAACGAGGGACGAACCCGCCGGTCCAGCAACGACGGCGGACGGCATCCTCCCTGAGCGGGCCTCGGTCTTCAGCGACGATCTGCCAGGCGTGACGCAGCTTGAACCGAACCTACTCGCTGCAATTCGGGCAGCTGCTTCTGATGCAGCTGACGACGGCATCGAGTTCTTTGTGAACAGCGGCTGGCGCTCCCCCAAATATCAAAAACAACTGCTCAACGAGGCGGTTGCAACATACGGGTCTGTCGAGGAAGCCGCAAACTGGGTTGCCACGCCAGAGACGTCGCCCCATGTCTCTGGCGAAGCCGTGGATATTGGCGACTTTGATGCGACCTACTGGCTCTCGCAGTACGGTGCGACATACGGCCTCTGCCAGATCTACAGCAACGAGTCGTGGCACTACGAGCTTCGGGATGAGGCCGCGACAGAGGGCTGCCCCCTCGCCTACCTCGATCCGACACACGACCCGCGGATGCAGCGATGAGCGGCCGCATCGTGGGGTTCGGGTCTCAGACGGCCCAGCGCATCCGGAGTCCGTTTCGGCCGAAGTACCGGTCAAGTTTCCAGCCTGCACCGGGGCAAAGGCTGCCAATGCCGGCAGAGCGAGTGTTGCTTGTTGCGCTCTTCGCCGTTTACCTTTCGCTCCTTGTCTGGATCGTGCTGTGGAAGCTTGAGGTTCCATTCATCGGCACCGGTGCGACGCGCACCATTAAGCTTGTTCCTTTTCTCTCCACGATGGATGCCGGGCCGAGTGCGCCAAGCGAGGTCGCCGCCAATATCCTGATCTTTGTCCCGTTTGGGCTCTATCTTGGGATGCTGAAACCAACCTGGCCGGTCTGGACGTCCGCATGCATCGTGGCCGGTTCAAGCCTGCTTCTTGAGGTTATACAGTATGTGCTGGCAATCGGCGTGGCAGATATCACCGACGTGCTCGCCAACGCTGCCGGCGGTGTTGCGGGCGTTGGGCTGTACCGCCTGAGCCGTCGTGCGTTGACGACTCAAACGGAAGTTGTACTTCGTTGGGTGTGCCTAGTGGGAACGGTGGTTGCGCTACTCGTGTGCGTGATTGTTGTGGCGTCGTCGCTGCGGTACGGGGCACCGATGAACATGACTCCCCACAACCTACCGACAGTGATCGCCGGTTAGCGGCGGCTCTGACCGCCAAACATCGCACCGGCTACGATAAGGGTCATGCATCGTTCAGCAGCCAAGACGTTTTTTGCAGCGCTCTGCGCGATTTCGCTCACCGGCGCGCTCTCGGCCTGCAGCATCCTCAGCCCCGAGATTTCGCCAGTTGCCACCGATCCAGCGGCGCCGAAGGATACGTCTGTGGCCGACTCGAGCTCGTCATTCCGCCCGGTCATGGCGACCGGAGAGCCAGGGGCCGCACTCCGTGTGCTTGAGTCGTACTACGTCAGGGATGCCGACATTACCCAAGCCCTCGACGATGCCAAAGCCCTCATCAACACAACCGTCGCGGTTGGCTACGCGGATGTCCTTGAGGAATTCCCCAACATCGCTGACCAGTTTCTCGCGCTCGACTGCTCTATCCCGCTCGAAGACCGCTCCCCACAAGTCGACAACCCCGCCGAGCCGCTCGTCGCCTGCGATGTTGACGGGATGCGCAAATACCTGCTCGCACCAACCGAAATCGGAAGCTCATCGCTCACCTCCGTTCAGACAGTCAACCGCGATGGCTACTGGGCAATCACATTGGAGTTCACCGACGACGGCGCGCAGGCGCTCAAAGCCGTCACAAGCCGCCTCACGAATTTTCCCGAGGCACGGTCACCGCTGGCCGACTCCCCCGACGCCGACCTCGCATGGCTTGGACTCAGCAGCGAATCGGCATTTAAGCAGCTCGCAATCGTTGGAAACGCGCTCGTACTCTCGGCCCCGCAGGTGATGTCACCCATCCCAGACGGCGTTATTGATATTTCCGGCAGCTTTACAGAAGAAAGCGCCGAAGAACTCGCGGAACTGCTCAGCGACTAGCTGGCAGGGGCATCCAACACGACGCTCAGCAAGGCAACGCAAGCTGGAATGACGTGGCTTTCGGTGGTCGAATTGTCGCTATTTTCCGCTTTTGGCCGTGTGAAAGCTCTCGCCTTAGTCCGGAATACCCGTCATCATCGATTGGATTCCGGCGACCGATTGTTGGTGAGCTTGCTCAGATGCTCCATCTCCTGATGAACATGCTGAGCCCGATTATGGATACCGTTGCGGGCATCGGCTAGGGCCTGCCTCCCCTGGCGGAGAGCGCCCTCTTCAGCTGAAATCACATATTCGCTCATAGTTTCCCCGTCTCCCCTATCTCAAGATGGTTTGATGTCGGTGCAGTACAGGGTTGCGTTCAGCGTTCCCTTAACTTCTGTGCCGTTGACAAAGTTCATGTCGTCAGACTTCAGGTCTCCCACCTCGCTGTCAACGGCAGACGATACTCTGACCGTACCTTTCCCCTCGACAACCACGATTCGTCTCCCGCCAGAAGACGTTGACTCAACCTCCATTGGCACGCTTTCCCCATCAAAAATCCCCAAAAGCGCGGTTTCTTTATCGTTCACGAGCGCAGTTGCGGACCTGGATTCACCTTCCCGCGGTAGGAAGAAATGGAATGAGCTTTGGGGACCACCACGAAGCGATGTCCCGCCCACGTATTCGTCCTCGCACGTAACTGCATCCGGGTGGGCAACAAGAGTTACTTCGTTACCTTCAAACGTGAACGTCATCGATACCTTCGATTCCTGTGCAGGCGAACACCCAGTCATTGCGACCAGACAGCCAACGGATAGCAGCCCCACAATAGAGGTAAGAACTCTACTCATAGCTTCCACGCTACCGCTCTCTGGTTATCAAACTCATTCAACCGGGTGACGGATGTCTGCGCGACGCGGCGAGCATCCGCGGCCAGGTGTTGCAACCGGTTTAGTTGCGCCTCACACTTGCGCATGCGCGAAAAGAACGATTGTTGGGCCTCACCGCTCCACGAACTTTCCAATAAAAGCATCCGAGAACGCAAACGCTCAATTTCCGTATCAATAGCTCGAACTGCCGACTCAATCTGCGAGAGACTCATCGTGGCTTGTCCTTCATCTAGTCCAATCATCAAAGACTCCCATGTGAATTTGACTCGCTATGGCCTCAAGTGCGCGTGGGAGTTCATCACCTGGTTTTGGGGCCGGAATAAGAGGGCTTTCCGACAGCGCACGAAACTCCAACTGCCCCGACAGGATTCCTCGAACGCGGGCTTTGAACTCCTGAGGGACATCCGGCATTTGACAGAGTTCGGTGAGTTCGTCACGTAGGACCTGAACGATGGGCGCTGAGGCCGGTATACCGTCCAATAGTGATGGTTCATCAGCCCCGATCAGCACCGAAAGATCTGGCTCAAATGCGTCGTTCACGATATCGCTCACGCTAACGGCAATAACAGTCAAATACCAAATTGACGGTAAGCCGGCCGAGCCACTCGTCACCCGCGACTCCGACCATCCGCTTGGGCGCGCGACGTTTCTCCTCGTAGGCACCCGACGATGCGGCTGTCACTATACCGATTCCATACAGCTACTTGCATTCCCGGTACTCGGTGCTACTATGTAGTGGTACTCAGTTACACCGAGTACCGAAAGGAGAACGCATGAGCAAGCAAATGACCGAGATGCTCAAGGGCACGCTCGAAGGCATTGTGCTCGCGATTATCGCGGTAAAACCGGCTTACGGGTACGAGATCACAACCCAGCTTCGCGACGAGGGATTCACCGACATCGCAGAGGGCACAATCTACGCACTGCTCGTCAGGATTGAGCAACGCGGCCTCGTTGACGTCGAGAAAGTCCCCTCCGAAAAGGGACCGCCCCGCAAGGTCTACACCCTGAACACTCAGGGCAGCGAGTACCTCAACGAATTCTGGGGCACGTGGGAGTTCCTTGCGGAACGCATCCACCGACTGCAAGAACACATCAACAACACAAACAACAGCACGACCGAAGGAGAATAATCATGGCCGCAGGATGGATTGAACTTGTCACGGGCTCGTTCGAAGACAAGAAGCGCTGGCGCCAGTACAAGGCCCGCAAAGAGCAGCTCCCCACAAACTACCGCACCGCGATCGACGGCATCGAACGGTACTTCATGTATGCGGGCAACGTCGTCAAGGGCGATGTCATGATGCAAATGTTCGACGACCTCGCCGACCTCATCGAGCAGGCGGCAGCCGACGGAACCCCCGTCCGCGACATCGTTGGCGACGACCCAGTTGAGTTTGCCGAAACATTTATCGCTAACTACTCCGACGGTCAGTGGGTCAACAAGGAGCGCAAGCGCCTCACCGACGCCATCGACAAGGCCACCACCGAATCCTAAGCAGCAACGGAGGTCACAATCATGTCAACACCGCTACCCCCCGAACCGGCCCTCAGCGTGCAGGGCATCACCAAATCATTCAAGAACCTCCCGGTACTCACCGGCGTCAACTTCGAGGTCAGCGCGGGCAGCATTTTCGCCCTTCTTGGCTCAAACGGAGCGGGCAAGACAACGCTCGTGCGCATCCTCTCAACCCTGCTCAAGGCAGACGGCGGCACCGCGAAGGTCAACGGATTCAACGTCGCCACTCACCCAGGCGACGTGCGCGAATCCATCAGCCTCACCGGCCAGTTCGCAGCCGTCGATGAGGTGCTCACCGGGCGCGAGAATCTCATCCTCATCGCGAAGCTCCGCCACCTGAAAAATCCGTCCGCAATTGCCGATGAGTTGCTCGCCCGCTTCTCCCTCACCGAGGCAGGCAAGCGCAAAGCGGCCACGTACTCCGGCGGGATGCGGCGGCGGCTCGACATCGCTATGAGCCTCATCGGCAGCCCTCCGGTAATCTTCCTTGACGAGCCAACAACAGGGCTCGACCCGCAGGCCCGCATTGAGGTCTGGCAGACTATCCAGCAACTCGCAAAGGGCGGCACAACCGTCCTGCTCACTACCCAATACCTTGACGAGGCAGAGCAGCTCGCCGACCGGATCGCGATCCTACACAAGGGCACGATCATCCAGAACGGCACACTCGCCGAGCTCAAGCAGCTCCTCCCCGCCGCCAAGGTCGAATACGTCGAGAAGCAACCCTCGCTTGAGGATGTCTTCCTCGCCCTCGTTGGCGAACCGGACGACACCCCCGCAACCACAACCGCCGACGGCACCGCCGCGGTGCCAACAGGAAAGGAACTCCGATGACCGCCCACATGCTCAGCGACACCCGCGTCTTGACCGGGCGCTCGTTGCGCCACATCCTCCGCAGCCCCGACACGATCATCACCACGGCGGTGACGCCGATCGCCCTCATGCTGCTGTTTGTGTACGTTCTCGGCGGGGCCATTAATACCGGCTCAAGCGAGTCGTATATCAACTACATGCTTCCCGGCATCCTCCTCATCACGATCGCGTCTGGCATCGCGTATACCGCCTACCGACTCTTTCTTGATATGCAGGGTGGCATTTTTGAACGCTTCCAGTCCATGCCAATTGCGCGGTCGAGCGTGCTGTGGGGACATGTTCTCACCTCGGTCGCCGCCAACCTGGTTTCGGTGGCAATCGTCACGGGAGTTGCGCTCCTCATGGGGTTTCGCACCGGCGCATCCGTTGGAGCGTGGCTTGCCGTGGCCGGCATCCTCGTGCTCTTCACCTTGGCGCTGACCTGGGTCGCAGTCATCGCGGGGCTCTCGGCGAAGACAGTGGATGGCGCAAGCGCGTTCAGCTACCCGCTCATCTTTCTCCCGTTCATCAGCTCAGCCTTTGTGCCAACCGCGTCGATGCCAGGGCCTGTTGCGTGGTTCGCCGAAAACCAGCCGGTCACGTCGATCGTCAACACCATCAGGGCCCTCTTCGCGGAACAACCCGTTGGCAGCGAAATCTGGATAGCGCTCGTCTGGCTGGTAGGCATCCTCGCGATCGCATACGGCTTCGCAAACGCCATCTATCGAAAGAAGATCAGCTAGCAAACACTTGCTTGCGAGGCCCCGCTCGGGATCGGCGGCGGGATATCCACCCAATTCCAGCGCGAATATGGTGGATATCCCGCCGCCGATTGCATGCCAGCCATGCCAGAGGTAACAGGGGGTAGAACTTATGCACAGCCTTCGCCTGTGTTTGCGGCTAATCGCGTGTCTCGTGCCCTCGACCGAGGCGCAGCCCAGTCACAGCAAGGCTTCTGTAAAGACCGAGCGCGTTTGGGGGCTGTGGACAGCCGCAACAGGCATCCGTGGTTCACCGGCAGGATGCTCGCATGACGTCTTCACTCCCACTCCCGTTCAACGCCAAGGCCTTCCGAATCGCGGATGCGCTGGATGCCGGAATCCCAGGACGCCGACTCGATCGCAACGACCTCCTCAGGCCGTATTACGGGATCCGCGTCGCGAGACAGCCACCCAACGGCAGGACCGCGGGTACCGCACGCTCCGTCGAACAAACCGTCGAGCTACTCGCAAGTCACTATGCGCCACGACTCACGCCCGGACAATTCTTTAGCCACACAACGGCGGCGGCGCTATGGGGCATCCCGCTCCCCAAGCACGCATACACATCGCGGAATGAGACAACGCAGAAACGGTATCAGACCACGAGCGGCCCGAGCGCAGGCGTCCCCATCCATGTGAGCGCAGGCGTCCCCTTTCGCGGGCCCGACACAGCAGGGGTTGTCGGCCACCGCTTAGCCGAACCACTCAATAGCATCACCCGCCTAGCGAAAGACGGACTGAACCTGCCAGTGAGCGCGCCAACCGCGACCTGGTTGCAGCTGTTTGCATTGGACTGCGGCCTCACCAATGACGATCTGGTCGCAGCCGCAGATTACCTCGTCCGGCGGCCAGAATTCCCGCAACACGGGCGGCCATTCACCAGCATCGAAGAGCTGACCGTAGCGACTCAGGCCTACAGGGGGCGCGGAAAACGCCGGGCAATCGCGGCGCTCGCCGAGATTCGTGAGGGTTCGGATTCTCGCCCCGAATCTCTTCTTCGCTTGCTCCTTTGGCGGGCCGGCTTGCCAGAGCCCGAGCTCAATCCTGTTATCGCTGGCGCCAATGGCATCCGTATTGGCCGGGCCGACCTGGTGTACCTGCCGTGGAAAGTCATCGTTGAATACGACGGGGATCAGCACCGCCGAGATACAACGCAGTACGAACACGACATGACTCGACTTCAGGATTTTCACGTGTCCGACTGGGTGGTGCTCCGGTTCCGAAAGACCGCTCTGTTTCAGACGCCTCAGCTCGTGGTCCACCAGGTAAGGGCGATGCTCATGCGCCGCGGATGGACTCCGTGACTGGCTCGCCCGATTCGTATGTGTC
The DNA window shown above is from Lysinibacter cavernae and carries:
- a CDS encoding TetR family transcriptional regulator produces the protein MARTPLSDEDLLAISLRCAELMHEHDGDAPTKALVEASGFSERTFFRYFPTKAESLRPLFNHGNRRFAAALARRTASSTVTIVDAVADAFSEAFAEDGLVWGRHLMQLVLSSPPLRRVWLETNDDLAELLVPTLAQALGLAHDDGETSLAADQAVLLAVSALRRMALLDEGPQDAAAHVADAFRGAPLLRTAQSSTHQHTNNS
- a CDS encoding glucose 1-dehydrogenase gives rise to the protein MDLTDKVVLVSGGARGLGEGYARGIVQAGGKVVIGDLLDDDGAAVAADLGENALYVHLDVTDPDSWKSAVEQTEEHFGRLDGLVNNAGISASGQPVYEESLETFRRIVEINLFGVNNGMHFAIPAMRRAGGGSIVNISSAAGLIGLALTGGYGASKWGVRGLSKVAAVELGREKIRVNSVHPGMVFTPMTAPTGISLDEGAFPNNPYQRVGRVEELVGAVLYLLSDAASYTTGSEIAVDGGWTAGPSIEYVMGQ
- a CDS encoding ATP-binding protein: MGRRQGLSVRLKLTLSYAGVILLAGGLLLVIVWLFLLRYVPVEAMNTTGGFMPGRHDLVRAFTPAVAWAFLFLIVFGLLGGWFLAGRMLAPLSRITEATRLASGGSLAHRIQLPGPTDEFRELADSFDTMLAKLEAHVAEQQRFAANASHELRTPLAISQTLLDVARNDPHRNTDEVLARLQAVNSRAIDLTEALLMLSRADQRNFVRERVDLSLVAEEAAETLLPFAERRGISLETIGDISVAVGSNSLLLQMTTNLVHNAIVHNLPEAGTVWVTTATGAGGVSLVVENTGERLSPELVATLTEPFQRGNERIRADRSHDDQTKTDHAGVGLGLAIVKSIVTAHDGVLTIIPRDAGGLRVVVQFPMGR
- a CDS encoding DUF1048 domain-containing protein — its product is MAAGWIELVTGSFEDKKRWRQYKARKEQLPTNYRTAIDGIERYFMYAGNVVKGDVMMQMFDDLADLIEQAAADGTPVRDIVGDDPVEFAETFIANYSDGQWVNKERKRLTDAIDKATTES
- a CDS encoding PadR family transcriptional regulator; this encodes MSKQMTEMLKGTLEGIVLAIIAVKPAYGYEITTQLRDEGFTDIAEGTIYALLVRIEQRGLVDVEKVPSEKGPPRKVYTLNTQGSEYLNEFWGTWEFLAERIHRLQEHINNTNNSTTEGE
- a CDS encoding response regulator transcription factor, coding for MRVLVVEDEAFMAEAIRDGLRLEAIAADIAGDGHAALELLSINDYDIAVLDRDIPGPSGDEIARSIVASGSGMPILMLTAADRLDDKASGFELGADDYLTKPFELQELVLRLRALDRRRSRNRPPVREIAGLRLDPFRREVYRDGRYIALTRKQFAVLEVLVSAEGGVISAEELLERAWDENADPFTNAVRITVSSLRKRLGEPWLIATVTGVGYRIEAPASGATAQKTAPLTPTEGSGRG
- a CDS encoding WXG100 family type VII secretion target; this encodes MIGLDEGQATMSLSQIESAVRAIDTEIERLRSRMLLLESSWSGEAQQSFFSRMRKCEAQLNRLQHLAADARRVAQTSVTRLNEFDNQRAVAWKL
- a CDS encoding carbon-nitrogen hydrolase family protein; translation: MTLRVAAIQAEARPGAVDANIHTAARLATQATTAGAEFLVFPEAFATGYDARVFAQPLPTLAEPSWLLPLQTVIDATGATAVLNTALDHGGYRGLTDLLLTPGQPATAAYRKQHLYNSERETFSPGPHGVSLQLKSITIALSVCYDANFPEHAAAAAADGASLYVNSGAYFPGGARRRDLHAAARALDNGMYVLFSGLVGSPSDFIGGSTIFDPLGRRIAQVSAGEGIAVADIDQAIVDAARGDQRMWSDRRDSLGARVNL
- a CDS encoding M15 family metallopeptidase, encoding MSQISTRPAKQHTVLKIFAVGLGIVAIILGIVFCQALSSSSSSDALSTHDERWPRGTRDEPAGPATTADGILPERASVFSDDLPGVTQLEPNLLAAIRAAASDAADDGIEFFVNSGWRSPKYQKQLLNEAVATYGSVEEAANWVATPETSPHVSGEAVDIGDFDATYWLSQYGATYGLCQIYSNESWHYELRDEAATEGCPLAYLDPTHDPRMQR
- a CDS encoding SecDF P1 head subdomain-containing protein — encoded protein: MHRSAAKTFFAALCAISLTGALSACSILSPEISPVATDPAAPKDTSVADSSSSFRPVMATGEPGAALRVLESYYVRDADITQALDDAKALINTTVAVGYADVLEEFPNIADQFLALDCSIPLEDRSPQVDNPAEPLVACDVDGMRKYLLAPTEIGSSSLTSVQTVNRDGYWAITLEFTDDGAQALKAVTSRLTNFPEARSPLADSPDADLAWLGLSSESAFKQLAIVGNALVLSAPQVMSPIPDGVIDISGSFTEESAEELAELLSD
- a CDS encoding ABC transporter ATP-binding protein, which codes for MSTPLPPEPALSVQGITKSFKNLPVLTGVNFEVSAGSIFALLGSNGAGKTTLVRILSTLLKADGGTAKVNGFNVATHPGDVRESISLTGQFAAVDEVLTGRENLILIAKLRHLKNPSAIADELLARFSLTEAGKRKAATYSGGMRRRLDIAMSLIGSPPVIFLDEPTTGLDPQARIEVWQTIQQLAKGGTTVLLTTQYLDEAEQLADRIAILHKGTIIQNGTLAELKQLLPAAKVEYVEKQPSLEDVFLALVGEPDDTPATTTADGTAAVPTGKELR
- a CDS encoding VanZ family protein; protein product: MPAERVLLVALFAVYLSLLVWIVLWKLEVPFIGTGATRTIKLVPFLSTMDAGPSAPSEVAANILIFVPFGLYLGMLKPTWPVWTSACIVAGSSLLLEVIQYVLAIGVADITDVLANAAGGVAGVGLYRLSRRALTTQTEVVLRWVCLVGTVVALLVCVIVVASSLRYGAPMNMTPHNLPTVIAG